The Thalassophryne amazonica chromosome 6, fThaAma1.1, whole genome shotgun sequence genome includes a region encoding these proteins:
- the arf3a gene encoding ADP-ribosylation factor 3a translates to MGNIFGNLLKSLIGKKEMRILMVGLDAAGKTTILYKLKLGEIVTTIPTIGFNVETVEYKNISFTVWDVGGQDKIRPLWRHYFQNTQGLIFVVDSNDRERVNEAREELMRMLAEDELRDAVLLVFANKQDLPNAMNAAEITDKLGLHSLRHRNWYIQATCATSGDGLYEGLDWLANQLKNKK, encoded by the exons ATGGGAAACATCTTTGGCAACTTGTTGAAGAGCCTCATAGGGAAGAAAGAGATGAGGATTCTCATGGTGGGTCTGGATGCTGCAGGGAAAACCACCATCCTCTACAAGCTGAAGCTGGGCGAAATCGTCACCACCATCCCCACAATCG GTTTTAATGTAGAGACGGTGGAGTACAAGAACATCAGCTTCACAGTGTGGGATGTGGGCGGCCAGGACAAGATTCGTCCCCTGTGGAGGCACTACTTTCAGAACACCCAGG GACTGATCTTTGTGGTGGACAGCAATGATCGTGAGCGAGTGAACGAAGCTCGGGAGGAACTCATGAGGATGCTGGCTGAAGACGAGCTGCGGGATGCCGTTCTTCTCGTCTTTGCCAACAAACAA GACCTGCCCAACGCCATGAATGCCGCcgagatcacagacaaactggggctgCACTCCCTACGTCATCGCAACTGGTACATTCAGGCCACATGTGCCACCAGTGGAGACGGTCTGTACGAGGGCCTGGACTGGCTGGCCAATCAGCTGAAGAACAAAAAGTGA